A window of bacterium genomic DNA:
GCGGGGTGGACGTAATCGAAGTCGACGGCCTGATCTTTCCCGCCCTGATCAACTCCCACGACCACCCCAGCAAGGACATCTGGGACATCATTCCCCTGCCCTACATCAGCAGCGCGGTCTACCCCGATATCCACGGCACCTACCAGTGCCTGAACGACTGGTCCGGCAGCGACGCCGAGCCGGCCACCAAGCAGATGTACAGCGACTTCCAGTACCAGGCGGAAGGGGAACTGACCGGATCCCTCTCCGACGCCTACGCCATCGCCAAGCTGGCCGAAGTCCGCATGGCCTCCAGCGGCTGCGCCGTCACCCAGGGGCAGTGCGTCGCCAGCGCCCACTACAACGACAACTCCAACAAGCTCGGGGTGGGGATCATCAACTGCGAGCGCTTCCCCGGCCGCGCGTACGACAGCGTCTTCCCCCGAACCGACGGGACCGATTGGACGGCCAAGCACGCCGATGCCGTCAACGGCAAGGTCGACCGCTACATCCTCCACCTCTGCCAGTCCTGGCCGACCGGCTGCGAAGCCCAGGACTGGAACTGGTGGAAGACCCTCCCTTCCTACGACGGGCGCACCACCATCATCCACGGCAACTCCCTCAACGCCGCCGACTTCGCCGAATTCACGACGGTGGACGGCAACCGGACCGCTCTCTCCTGGGCCTGCAAGTGCAACATCCTCTACTACGGCCAGACCGCCGACATTCCCGGCGCCCTGGCCGCGGGGGCCCTGGTCTCCATCGGCTGCGACGCCACCCCCTGGGGTAACCCCAACATGCTGGCCGAACTCAACTACTGCAAGTATTACAGCGATCAGGCCGGCTGGACCATCCAGTCCCTGGAGTTCGCCGACATGGTCACCCGCAACGGGGCGGTCGCCTGCGGCCGCGAAGACGACATGGGGACGATCGAAACCGGGAAGATCGCCAATTTCATGGTCATCGACGACGGGCCCGGGGACCCCTACGACGACCTCCTGATGGTGTCGGGCGCCGGCGCCGCCTACGATTACTCCTGCGGGCCCCGGGACGTCCGCCTCACCGTCTGCGCGGGGCGCCCCATCTACGGCGACGCCGATCTTTTCAATACCGTCAACTTCCCCTTCATCTTCCCCTCCTACCTCGAGGACGTCGAGATCTGCGGCACCGGCAAAAAACTTTCGATCGCGCGCCACAACTCCTCCAACATCGAGGGGGCGGGCGACCTCTTCCGCGACTTCTACGCCGAGTGGTGGGGAAAATACTACAAGAGCGGGCAGTACCCCTGCGATTTCGTCCCCGTCGACCCCGCCGGCTGGCTGCCCCCCACCCCCGTTCCCACCGCCACCCCTCTCCCCGGGACCTACGTCATCACCACGGGCGCCGACGACGCCCAGCAGCACGCCACCTACTTCGACAGCGGGGAAGCCTATCTGCACCTGGGCTCGCGCAGCGATACCATCGGCTGCTATTACACCGGCTTCCGCTTCACCGGAATCCAGGTGCCTCCGGGGGCGACCGTCACCTCGGCCGACCTGATCGTCACCCAGTACACCAGCTACAACACCGCCCTCAACAACCTCCACGTCGGCGCCGACGACGTCGACGATTCCCCCCAGTTCACCGCGGCCGACGACGGCCCGCTGCACCGGACCCTGACCTCGGCCCAGGTCGACTGGGCCCAGACGGCCTGGACCGTGAACCAGGAATACTCCTCGCCCGACCTCTCCGCGGTGGTCCAGGAGATCGTGGACCGTCCGGGGTGGGAGGCCGGCAACAGCCTGACCGTGATCGTCTACGCCGACGTCAACGGCGATCTCCGCCGCCGGATCTGGTCCTACAACGGCGACCCGACCAAATCGGCCCGCCTGGAGATCGAGTATTCCGCCGCCACCCCCACGCCCACCCCCGAGGGTTTCAAGACCCCCAGCACCACCCCGACCACGGCGCCCACCGCCACGCCCAGTGCCACGCCCTACGGATTCGAATCGCCCTCCCCCACCCCTTCCCCGCAGTACGTCAACCTCCTGCCCAACCCCAGTTTCGAAAGCTGGAGCAGCTCCACCTGCCCCGACGACTGGATTCCCTACTCCAACGTCGAGCTCGCCGCCGAGACCGCGATCACCCACTCGTCGGCGACCGCGCTGCGCCTGGAGCTTTCCACCACCGCGGGGGAGTACGGCCGCGGGCTCTACGCCGACGCCCAGCCCGTCACCGAGGGGAACCCCTACACCTTCCAGATGTGGGTCTACTCGGCTTCCCCCGGATCGATGGGGATCACCGCCAACTGGTACGTGGGCGGTTCCACGATCTACTGGGATACGGTGGTTTCGGCCTCCTCCGGCCAGTGGGAGCTGCTCACGGTCACCTCCACCGCTCCCGCCGGCGCGACCGACGCCCGCTGCTGGGTCCGCGGTTTCGCCGACAACACCTTCTGCGGATACGCCGACGACGGGGCCTGCTACGAAGGGCTTCCCGCCCCCACCCCCGTCCCCACGCCCGTTCCCGGCGGCGGGGGGAAAGCCGCCGGTGACTACGACGGCGACGGCACTTCCGACATCGCCGTCTTCCGGCCTTCGGTCGGACTCTGGGCGATCCGGTCCGTGACCCGGGCCTATTACGGCTTTGCCAGCGACACCCCGGTTCCCCAGGACTTCGACGGAAACGGTTCCTGGGAGATCGCGGTCTTCCGGCCCTCCAACGGCAAGTGGCTGGTCCGCGGCGGCGTCGCCGCCTACTACGGCGTCTCCGGCGACGAAACCGTTCCCGCCGACTACGACGGCGACGGGACCGCCGACATCGCCGTCTTCCGGCCCTCCAACGGCAAGTGGCTGGTCCGCGCCTCAACCTCCGCTTACTTCGGCGCCTCCGGCGACGAGACCGTCCCCGCCGACTACGACGGCGACGGGACCGCCGACATCGCCGTCTTCCGGCCCGGCCTGGGCAAATGGCTGATCCGCGGGGGCGTGGCGGCGTGGTTCGGCATCTCCACCGACGGCCCGGTTCCGGCCGACTACGACGGCGACGGGACGTCCGACATCGCGGTCTGGCGCCCCTCCAACGGCAAGTGGCTGGTGAGAGGGAAAACGGCCGTCTATTACGGAGTCGCCTCCGACGTTCCGGTTCCGGCCGACTACGACGGCGACGGGACCGACGACATCGGGCTCTTCCGGGCCGCCAAGGGCAAGTGGCTGGTCAACAACCCCTCGGTGGCGTCCGTCTATTTCGGATCCTCGTCCGACGAGCAGGTGACCAACCCCTATCCGGGGGATTGAGCGGAGGGGCAGCCTCCGCGGGCGCCGCGGTCGACCCCGCGGCGCCCGCGGACGCCTAAGTGCGCGCGAAGCGGACCTTGAAGCAGGCCCCTTTCTTGCGCTCCTCGAACTTGAGTTTCATCGGTTCGAGTTTCTCCACGAACCCCGGGTCGAGGTCCGAAAGGGGGCGGGGAACGCCGCCGGATAGGACCGGCGGATCGAAATACCTGACCTTGAGCTTGACGTGCTTGAAGTCGCAGTCGTCTTCGCCGGCTTCCTCCACTTCGAAGGGGGTGGTAAAGAGCCGGTAGTGTTTTTCGGGAAGTTCGGACCCGTGGGCGGAGATCCGAGCGAAGAGCGAAGCGTCGTCCCCGAAGAGGTCCTTCTCCCCGATCCATCCCCCCTCCCATCCGATCCTGATGATCTCGGTCAGAGCCTGATAGACGCAGGCTACCGAGGGCTCGTAAATGCACAGCCACATCGCTTCCAGCCCGGCCAGGGCGTAGCGCCGGGCGACGCCGGCGTCGGTGAAGACGATGTCGCGGCCGATCAAAAGTATGTTCTCCAGAACTTCGCGCCCCAGGCCGGGTTCGAGCCCGGTCGCGCCCACGAAGTCCCTGACGCCGTAATCGATGCGGTCGGCCCCCACGTCGGGAAGGGACTTTTTGATCTCCGGGCACCCGTCCGCCTCCGGGGGCGCGATCCCGTGGCGTTTCAGGATCTCCGAAACCTCGTCCAGCCCCTCGATCAGGTGCATGTTTTTCTCGTGATAATCCTCGCCGCTGCTGGCCATGGCCATATCGACCATGTGCGAAAATGCGGTATGGCCGAGATCGTGCAGGAGCCCGGCGACCTGGATTTCCGGGGACGCCCCCACCTTCTCCAGAACTCTCCACACTCCCAGGGAGTGTTCGAAACGGGTGACCTGATAGCGCCCGGGGAAAACCAGGTCCACTCCCCCGTACTGGTTGACCCCCCGTAGGCGCTGAAAAGGCCGGGACTCGACCAGTTCCCGGATAACGGCGGGGCCGACTTCGAACTCCCCGTAAATGCGATCGCGTACTTTCATGGTTATCGTTCTCCTTGGCCCGACGGCCGCGTGAAGCCACCATACCCCGAAACCGGTCCGGGCCGAAACGCTTTTCCCGGGGTGGCGACGGCCTCTCCTCAGCCTCCGCTCGCCGGCGCCAGACGCCCGGACCCGCCGGCGAGGTCCTTCAGGCCCCGGGCGACCGCCCCGGTCATCATGTCGCTCCGGGCCCGCCATTCCCACTGGCCGGAGGGGACGCCGGGGCGGTTCATCCTGGCTCCGCTTCCCAGGCCCAGGACGTCCTGGAGGGGGATGACCACGGTGTCGGCCGCGGAAGCGCAAAGGATCTCCATGAAGGCGCGGTGAACGCGGTCGGCGGGGACGGGCCCGAGGTAGTCGTCCACCCGGCGCCGCGTCTCCGGGTCCAGTCCGAGGTACCATCCGGCGATGGTGTCGTCGTCGTGAGTCCCGGTCGTCACCGAGCAGTGAACCGGGTAGTTTTCGGGCAGGTTATAGTTGTCGGGGTTGCCGTCGAAGGCGAATTGCAGGCCGCGGACCCCGGCGTAGCCCAGTTCGTCCATCAACCGTTCCACCTCGGAGTGGATCTCCGGCTCCCGGGCTTCGGCGATGACGGGCAGCGGTCCCAGTTCCTCTTCGGCTCCCCGGAAAAACTCCAGGCCGGGACCGCGCTCCCACTCGCCTTCGGCGGAAGTCTCGGCCCCGGGGGGGATATGCCAGCAGGCGTAGAAACCCGAGAAATGGTCGATGCGGAGGATGTCGACCAGACCGAGAACCGCGGCCAGGCGCGCCCGCCACCAGCGGAAACGGTGGCGCCCCATCTCCTTCCAGTCGTAGAGGGGGTTTCCCCATATCTGGCTGACGTGGCGCGGCGGTTTGGGCGGCGCGCCCGAAAGCGCGAGCCGCCGCCCTTCGGAATCGAGGAGGAAAAGCTCCCGGTGTCGCCAGACGTCGGCGCTGTCGTAACTGACGAAGATGGGCACGTCCCCGATCAGGGCCACTCCCCGGGCGGCGGCGCGGTGCCGCAGCCGCTCCCACTGCCCGGCGAAAAGGTATTGGACGAACCGGCTCCGGGAGGCGGACGCCCTCAGCTCCTTTTCCCACCGGGACCGTTCCCGGGAAAGGCACCGGGAAACGGCGGAGGGCCATTCCGTCCAGGGCAGCCCCTGAAAGTGGCGTTTCAGGGAGATGAAGAGGGCGTAATCGTCCAGCCAGTACGCCTGGCGCCGGCAGAAAGAAACGAAGTCCCGGGCCTGGCTCAGGCCGGCCTCGGCCCGGAACCTTTCCCAGGCCGCGTCCAGGCAACGGTACTTGAAAGCCGCGACCGCCTCGTAATCGACCCGATCTTCGGGGAAAGCGGGCCCGGATGACGCGGCGGAGCGATCGAGGAGCCCCTCTTCGACCAGGCTTTCGATATCGATCAGCAGGGGGTTGCCGGCGAAGGCCGAAGGACTGGAATAGGGTGAGTTGCCGTACCCGGTCGGGTTCAGGGGAAGCAACTGCCAGAGCCGTTGTCCGGACTCGGCCAGGAAATCCACGAACCGAAGCGCCTCCCTGCCCAGGCTCCCGATCCCGTGCGGGCCGGGAAGAGACGTGCAGTGCAGAAGGATCCCCGCCCTCCGGGGAAATTCCCGTGGCCGATGTGCCGGTTCCATAGTCTCCGCCTTTCCTCTCCGATTCGCTCCGGGAGCCGAGGCCGCCCTTCAGAGCGCCTCGGCGATTTTCTTCAAAAGTCCCCTGAGCTCGTTCCGGTCCCGAAAATTCACCACCAGTTTCTCGCTGCTGCGCCCCTGACGGATGGTGAAACGGTTCCGCCATTCCCCGGGGAGTTTTCCGATCACCGTCCGTTCCACCCGGTTCAGCTCTGCTTCGCGCTCGGTCAGTTCCGCCTGAGGGCGGGCCAGGTCGACCTCCAGTTCCGTCTCTTTGACGTTGAGCCCCTCGGCCGCGATCCGGTCCGCCAGTTTCAGCTGAAGGGAACGGTCGCTCAGGCGCATCAGGGCCTCGGCGTGGCCGTAGGTGATGCTCTCGTTCTCGAGCAATTCCAGAACCCGGGGGTGGATTCCTTCCAGAAGCCGCAGTTGCGCCCGGATGTAGCCCGGCGTCCTGCCCACCCGCTTCGCCAGTTCTTCGGGCTCCAGGCCCTCCCCGATCGCCGTCGCCAGGGCGCGGGCGCGCTCCAGGGGGGAGATATCGACCCGAACCAGGTTTTCGGCCAGAACCGCAACCGGAACGGCGACAGTCTTCTCGACCGCCAGGACCGGTACGCTCTTCCATCCCAGTTTTTTCACCGCCGCCAAACGCCGGCTCCCCGAAACCAGGTCCCAGCCTTCCGGCGCGGGCTTCACCACGGGAGGAGAGAGCAGCCCCAGTTCCCGAATCGATTCCGCCAGCCGGTCCACCTCTTCTTCCCGGGTCTGGAAGCGAAGCAAGGGAACCGGGTCCCTCACTTCCTCCGGTCGTACCGTCATCAGTCTCATAACCGCCTCCCCCGACATTCTCGTGCGCCGGTCCGGTTAGTGTACCGTCCGAACGGAATCGGGACAAGCGCTCTCCTCGCTTGGCCGCCGGATCGAGGGATGGTATCCTCCGGACATGCGGGAGCGTCGCCTCCATCCGTCGCGGCTCCGGGAACTCTGCTCCCGGGGCGAGTTCATGCGGCCCACCGCGGGGTTCTGTCCGGGTTACGTCCAGGCCAACCTGGTGGTCGTCCCCGCCGAATCCGCCCGGGACTTCCGTGAATTCTGCCGACGCAACCCTGCGCCCTGCCCCCTGTTGGAGACGGTCGGGCCCGGATCCCACCGGTCCTCCGTCCTCGCTCCCGGGGCCGACCTCCTGACCGAGCTGCCCCAGTACCGGGTCTGGGAATACGGGGTCCTGACCTCGGAACCCGGGGATATCCGCGACCTCTACCGGGAAGACTGGGTGTTTTTTCTGTTGGGATGCAGTTTTACTTTCGAGGAGGATCTGGCCGCCGCCGGGGTCCCGCTCCGCCACCACCGGGAGGACCGCAACGTCAGCATGTACCGGACCTCCATTCCCCTCGATCAGGTCGGCCCCTTCGGAGGGACGATGGTGGTCAGCATGCGCCCGATCCCGTCGGCGATGGTGGAAAAAGTGCGACGCATAACCGGAGCCCACGGCCGCCACCACGGCGCCCCCGTTCACGTCGGGGCCCCGGAAGCGATCGGCATCGCCGATCTCGACCGCCCCGAATACGGAGACCGGGCCCGGATGCGGAAGGGAGACGTCCCCGTTTTCTGGGCCTGCGGGGTCACCCCCCAGGAGGCCCTGCGCGGTGCGGCCCTTCCCCTGGCCGTCACCCACGCACCGGGGCATATGTTCGTGGGCGACCTCCGGGCCGGGCGGCGGGCCCCGACCCCGGGGGACGCGTGAGGGCGGCGGAGAAACTCGCCGGGCTCGTGGGGGAGACCGCGGACGCACTGGTCGTGCTCAGGTCGGGGGCTCGGGCCGAGCGGCTGGGCGTGGCGGACCCTTACGCCCGCTGGTTCGTGACCGGAACCGGGGTGAAACTCTGCCGCATGGCTCGCAGAATCGATCCCGTCTACCGGGAATACAACCTGGCCCGCTATCTTCACACCACTTCGCGGCTGCGGGCCCTCGCCCCCGGGTTCGAGCAGGCGCTCTTTCTCGGCGCCGGCTTCGATTTCCGGGCCCTGACCCTGCCCGAACTGGCGGGGGGGCGCCTCCGGGTTTTCGAGGTCGACGCTCCCGAAAAACTCGACCTGAAACGCCGGGGGCTGGAGGCTCGCGGGATCTCCCTGCCCTCCGGGAACAGGTACGTGCCCGCGCGTCTGGAACGCCCCGGGCTGCGGGAGCGGCTGGCCCTCGCCGGGCTGGACCCTTCCCGGCCCGTCCTGGTCCTGGCCGAAGGGGTCCTCTTCTACATGCCGGCCCGCGTTACCGCGGCGCTGCTCGCGCCTTCCTTCCTGGGCCTGGCCCCGGGAAGCCGCTGGATCTTCGATTGCTGGACGAAAGACCGCGTCGAGGGGTTGAACGCCCGGCTCGCCGCCGCCGGGGCGGCGGCATTCTTCCGCGCCTTTCCCTGGAAAATAGCCGCGCAAACCCTTCCCGGACGTATCCGGCGCCTCGGGTATCGAACGGTGGAGATGGCCCCCCTGGAGGATATCGCCCGCCGGGCCGGGCTCGAAAAAACTTCCGACGACTTTTCCCGAAGCTGGTGGCTCGTCGAAGCGGCGGTCTGAACCCGCCGGCTCAGCCCACCCAGCGCTTGAGAATCGCGGCTTCAGTGGTCTCGATCACCTCGCTCATCATCCGCACCGCTTCCACCGGGTGTTTCCCGATCGCCGTCTCTCCCGAGAGCATGACATAGTCGGTCCCGTCGATGATGGCGTTGGCGACGTCGGTGACCTCGGCCCGGGTGGGGCGGGAATGTTCCCCCATCGACTCCAGCATCTGGGTGGCCGTAATCGCCGGTTTCTGCTTCCAGTTGCATTTCTTGATCAGGACCTTCTGGATGATGGGAACGTCCTGAATCGGCATCGACACCCCCATGTCCCCCCGGGCGATCATGATGCCGTCGGAGGCATCGATGATCGAGTCCGCGGCGGCGATTCCCTCGCGGTTCTCGATCTTGGCGATCACGGCGACGCCCGGCAGACGGTTCCCGATCAGGGACCGCACCGCCTCGACGTCCCCGGCCCCGCGGACGAAGGACTGGGCGATGAAGTCCACTCTATGGGCGACGCCGTATTCGACGTCCTCGGCGTCCTTGGGGGTGAAGGCCGGGAATTCCAGTTTCGCCCCGGGGAGGTTGACCCCCTTGAACTCCCGGATCGGGCCTTCGACCAGGACCCGGGCCTTGACCCGGTCGGGCTGGATCTCCTTGATCTCCAAAACGATATTCCCGTCGTCGATAAAGACGTGTTGCGCCCCCGCGAAATCCTCGAAGGACCCCTCGTAATCGAGGGGGAGATATTTCCCCTCGCCGGGTTTGAGGTCGCGGACGAGCCAGACGACGCCGCCCCGGGACGTTTCCAGCGGGCGCCGGCGGCGCAGGTGCCCGACCCGGATCCGTGGGCCTTCCAGGTCGAGCAGAACCCGCAGGCGCCGACGGGAAGACCGCCCGATCTTTCCCACCGCCGCCAGCATCCGGTCCCGATCCTCGAACCGGGTATGGGAACAATTGATCCGGACCACGTCCAGGCCGGCTTTCGTCATCTTGCGAATCACCGCTTCGCTCTCCGAAGCCGGTCCCAGGGTGGCGATTATTCCGGTCCTGGCCATATCGAACCTCCCTCGCTGGCGCCTTCGATTTCG
This region includes:
- a CDS encoding amidohydrolase family protein, whose translation is MKLSRLIACLAACCAPALYAGTIAEIQQGTLTGSQTVTGVVNLVYPSMEFFIADADGAYNGICISQSTYGPEIGDNVTLTGTVSASNGQTVINSLTAFSVNSEGNDPFPPVTVSTADVALEEYEGCLVRVEDVYVSNENIGSGKWQVQTGSPGAAATVDDELDYNYFPKNSDEFDAVVGIVERDTTKNPAQWLQPRFTADFAAPEDIIPHYALHGTVVTMDDARNVYDGYYIEVQGDLIAGVTPDAPGGVDVIEVDGLIFPALINSHDHPSKDIWDIIPLPYISSAVYPDIHGTYQCLNDWSGSDAEPATKQMYSDFQYQAEGELTGSLSDAYAIAKLAEVRMASSGCAVTQGQCVASAHYNDNSNKLGVGIINCERFPGRAYDSVFPRTDGTDWTAKHADAVNGKVDRYILHLCQSWPTGCEAQDWNWWKTLPSYDGRTTIIHGNSLNAADFAEFTTVDGNRTALSWACKCNILYYGQTADIPGALAAGALVSIGCDATPWGNPNMLAELNYCKYYSDQAGWTIQSLEFADMVTRNGAVACGREDDMGTIETGKIANFMVIDDGPGDPYDDLLMVSGAGAAYDYSCGPRDVRLTVCAGRPIYGDADLFNTVNFPFIFPSYLEDVEICGTGKKLSIARHNSSNIEGAGDLFRDFYAEWWGKYYKSGQYPCDFVPVDPAGWLPPTPVPTATPLPGTYVITTGADDAQQHATYFDSGEAYLHLGSRSDTIGCYYTGFRFTGIQVPPGATVTSADLIVTQYTSYNTALNNLHVGADDVDDSPQFTAADDGPLHRTLTSAQVDWAQTAWTVNQEYSSPDLSAVVQEIVDRPGWEAGNSLTVIVYADVNGDLRRRIWSYNGDPTKSARLEIEYSAATPTPTPEGFKTPSTTPTTAPTATPSATPYGFESPSPTPSPQYVNLLPNPSFESWSSSTCPDDWIPYSNVELAAETAITHSSATALRLELSTTAGEYGRGLYADAQPVTEGNPYTFQMWVYSASPGSMGITANWYVGGSTIYWDTVVSASSGQWELLTVTSTAPAGATDARCWVRGFADNTFCGYADDGACYEGLPAPTPVPTPVPGGGGKAAGDYDGDGTSDIAVFRPSVGLWAIRSVTRAYYGFASDTPVPQDFDGNGSWEIAVFRPSNGKWLVRGGVAAYYGVSGDETVPADYDGDGTADIAVFRPSNGKWLVRASTSAYFGASGDETVPADYDGDGTADIAVFRPGLGKWLIRGGVAAWFGISTDGPVPADYDGDGTSDIAVWRPSNGKWLVRGKTAVYYGVASDVPVPADYDGDGTDDIGLFRAAKGKWLVNNPSVASVYFGSSSDEQVTNPYPGD
- a CDS encoding putative hydro-lyase, producing the protein MRERRLHPSRLRELCSRGEFMRPTAGFCPGYVQANLVVVPAESARDFREFCRRNPAPCPLLETVGPGSHRSSVLAPGADLLTELPQYRVWEYGVLTSEPGDIRDLYREDWVFFLLGCSFTFEEDLAAAGVPLRHHREDRNVSMYRTSIPLDQVGPFGGTMVVSMRPIPSAMVEKVRRITGAHGRHHGAPVHVGAPEAIGIADLDRPEYGDRARMRKGDVPVFWACGVTPQEALRGAALPLAVTHAPGHMFVGDLRAGRRAPTPGDA
- a CDS encoding class I SAM-dependent methyltransferase → MRAAEKLAGLVGETADALVVLRSGARAERLGVADPYARWFVTGTGVKLCRMARRIDPVYREYNLARYLHTTSRLRALAPGFEQALFLGAGFDFRALTLPELAGGRLRVFEVDAPEKLDLKRRGLEARGISLPSGNRYVPARLERPGLRERLALAGLDPSRPVLVLAEGVLFYMPARVTAALLAPSFLGLAPGSRWIFDCWTKDRVEGLNARLAAAGAAAFFRAFPWKIAAQTLPGRIRRLGYRTVEMAPLEDIARRAGLEKTSDDFSRSWWLVEAAV
- a CDS encoding HD domain-containing protein, which translates into the protein MKVRDRIYGEFEVGPAVIRELVESRPFQRLRGVNQYGGVDLVFPGRYQVTRFEHSLGVWRVLEKVGASPEIQVAGLLHDLGHTAFSHMVDMAMASSGEDYHEKNMHLIEGLDEVSEILKRHGIAPPEADGCPEIKKSLPDVGADRIDYGVRDFVGATGLEPGLGREVLENILLIGRDIVFTDAGVARRYALAGLEAMWLCIYEPSVACVYQALTEIIRIGWEGGWIGEKDLFGDDASLFARISAHGSELPEKHYRLFTTPFEVEEAGEDDCDFKHVKLKVRYFDPPVLSGGVPRPLSDLDPGFVEKLEPMKLKFEERKKGACFKVRFART
- a CDS encoding ParB/RepB/Spo0J family partition protein, with the protein product MRLMTVRPEEVRDPVPLLRFQTREEEVDRLAESIRELGLLSPPVVKPAPEGWDLVSGSRRLAAVKKLGWKSVPVLAVEKTVAVPVAVLAENLVRVDISPLERARALATAIGEGLEPEELAKRVGRTPGYIRAQLRLLEGIHPRVLELLENESITYGHAEALMRLSDRSLQLKLADRIAAEGLNVKETELEVDLARPQAELTEREAELNRVERTVIGKLPGEWRNRFTIRQGRSSEKLVVNFRDRNELRGLLKKIAEAL
- the malQ gene encoding 4-alpha-glucanotransferase: MEPAHRPREFPRRAGILLHCTSLPGPHGIGSLGREALRFVDFLAESGQRLWQLLPLNPTGYGNSPYSSPSAFAGNPLLIDIESLVEEGLLDRSAASSGPAFPEDRVDYEAVAAFKYRCLDAAWERFRAEAGLSQARDFVSFCRRQAYWLDDYALFISLKRHFQGLPWTEWPSAVSRCLSRERSRWEKELRASASRSRFVQYLFAGQWERLRHRAAARGVALIGDVPIFVSYDSADVWRHRELFLLDSEGRRLALSGAPPKPPRHVSQIWGNPLYDWKEMGRHRFRWWRARLAAVLGLVDILRIDHFSGFYACWHIPPGAETSAEGEWERGPGLEFFRGAEEELGPLPVIAEAREPEIHSEVERLMDELGYAGVRGLQFAFDGNPDNYNLPENYPVHCSVTTGTHDDDTIAGWYLGLDPETRRRVDDYLGPVPADRVHRAFMEILCASAADTVVIPLQDVLGLGSGARMNRPGVPSGQWEWRARSDMMTGAVARGLKDLAGGSGRLAPASGG
- the pyk gene encoding pyruvate kinase, whose amino-acid sequence is MARTGIIATLGPASESEAVIRKMTKAGLDVVRINCSHTRFEDRDRMLAAVGKIGRSSRRRLRVLLDLEGPRIRVGHLRRRRPLETSRGGVVWLVRDLKPGEGKYLPLDYEGSFEDFAGAQHVFIDDGNIVLEIKEIQPDRVKARVLVEGPIREFKGVNLPGAKLEFPAFTPKDAEDVEYGVAHRVDFIAQSFVRGAGDVEAVRSLIGNRLPGVAVIAKIENREGIAAADSIIDASDGIMIARGDMGVSMPIQDVPIIQKVLIKKCNWKQKPAITATQMLESMGEHSRPTRAEVTDVANAIIDGTDYVMLSGETAIGKHPVEAVRMMSEVIETTEAAILKRWVG